The following coding sequences lie in one Arabidopsis thaliana chromosome 3, partial sequence genomic window:
- a CDS encoding golgin (unknown protein; Has 54 Blast hits to 54 proteins in 22 species: Archae - 0; Bacteria - 0; Metazoa - 29; Fungi - 0; Plants - 24; Viruses - 0; Other Eukaryotes - 1 (source: NCBI BLink).) has product MATGNLASRLHLLIDLCVRQFPEREEVTLPTKETEKDLLLSLSQVLREIQSWRSEISCDKAVESREETVVDHDESADALYGPDSIEYLCLERLVADLVCLLGMENVHVKHLAGNILVEVSGCLVESGSQWDEFIRLLCECLRLAVIYSFPIPAVGSETGFGSLDQCFFGSDVLKCKLEKANWSTVSDIFRVLRNILKRLSQEDNEEIFDVYLESVNSTLAKVPWCRLDTIFSHQHGSGERNFQGQSGNSEEATVFLGSFVQFLCSMVQQVHVVEDSDDFEPSYLILQKTIKLIPDLLRWCQPKLKSQSGSCMSRYLGHKLLVLMIRLTDKSKIKCTILLSWLQYLQRDSQGFLQHTLTKFKPVQDNCLEGSPFFVSLSDREVNEMHSNHLQRLSVFLFLRCSFTLIYSSRHNDKLCEFDCRKKGMAEMFKWIERQIPGNMFSDHRIYSKKNVEFSASFVRLFMHEDDLLFKVLLQLLSVPLHRQELPNVEGGSLEDEEQITLFRLSTLFNPVRLFCIFLSELHYDHQVLLDYLISKDIGASCAEYLLRCLRAVCDSWTLFVEFPFEGSTDAPSPKRRKVLPETSEVEQNWRLHAQAFEDAKDCLLSLQNSVVKLHQKKLFPYNPEALLRRLSRFHELCLSHE; this is encoded by the exons ATGGCTACCGGAAACTTGGCTTCTCGTCTTCATCTCTTGATCGATCTTTGTGTTCGCCAATTCCCT gaaagagaagaagtaacTTTGCCGACGAAGGAAACGGAAAAAGATCtgcttctttctctatctcag gtGTTGAGAGAAATTCAATCTTGGAGGAGCGAAATTTCATGTGATAAGGCGGTG GAATCGCGAGAGGAGACTGTTGTTGATCATGATGAATCTGCTGATGCTTTATATGGTCCAGACTCTATAGAGTATTTATGCTTAGAAAGACTTGTGGCGGATCTT GTTTGTTTGTTGGGTATGGAGAATGTGCATGTTAAACATTTGGCTGGCAACATACTTGTGGAAGTATCCGGTTGTCTTGTTGAATCT GGAAGTCAATGGGATGAGTTCATTCGTTTGCTTTGTGAATGTTTGCGGTTAGCAGTTATCTACAGTTTCCCAATTCCTGCTGTAGGATCTGAAACTGGATTTGGAAGTCTAGATCAATGTTTCTTCGGTTCTGATGTTCTTAAATGTAAGCTGGAAAAGGCTAACTGGTCCACGGTGTCGGATATCTTTCGAGTTCTTCGTAATATATTGAAGCGCTTGAGCCAAGAAGACAATGAGGAAATTTTTGATGTATACTTGGAATCTGTCAACTCTACACTTGCAAAAGTTCCTTGGTGCCGATTGGATACTATTTTTTCTCATCAGCATGGTAGTGGTGAAAGAAATTTCCAAGGTCAGAGTGGAAACAGTGAGGAAGCAACTGTATTTCTTGGGAGCTTTGTCCAGTTTCTCTGTTCCATGGTTCAGCAGGTTCATGTTGTAGAAGATTCTGATGATTTTGAACCTTCATATTTGATCCTCCAAAAAACCATCAAGCTTATTCCGGATCTCCTCCGTTGGTGCCAACCAAAGTTGAAAAGTCAAAGTGGCTCTTGCATGTCAAGATACCTAGGGCACAAGTTACTG GTGTTGATGATCAGGCTTACTGATAAGTCCAAAATCAAATGTACCATTCTTCTTTCATGGCTGCAATATTTGCAACGGGATTCTCAAGGCTTTCTTCAACACACCCTAACAAAGTTTAAACCCGTTCAAGATAATTGTTTGGAGGGTTCGCCATTCTTTGTGAGTTTGTCTGATAGGGAGGTCAATGAGATGCATTCTAATCATTTGCAAAGACTCTCTGTGTTTCTGTTCCTACGGTGCTCCTTCACTTTGATTTACTCAAGTAGACATAACGACAAGCTATGTGAGTTTGATTGTAGAAAGAAAGGGATGGCAGAGATGTTTAAATGGATTGAACGACAGATTCCAGGCAATATGTTTTCTGATCACAGAATTTATAGCAAGAAGAATGTTGAATTTTCTGCATCCTTCGTTCGGCTGTTCATGCATGAG GATGATCTATTATTTAAAGTCCTCCTGCAATTGCTGTCTGTACCATTGCATAGACAGGAATT GCCTAACGTGGAAGGGGGTTCGCTTGAAGATGAGGAACAAATTACTCTCTTCCGTTTATCAACCTTGTTCAATCCTGTAAGATTATTCTGTATATTTCTTTCAGAG CTGCATTATGATCATCAAGTACTTCTTGATTACCTTATATCTAAAGATATTGGGGCTAGCTGCGCAGAGTACCTGCTGAG ATGCTTGCGTGCAGTATGTGATTCATGGACTCTATTTGTGGAATTCCCATTTGAAGGAAGTACAGATGCTCCATCTccgaagagaagaaaagttttgCCTGAGACTTCTGAGGTTGAACAAAACTGGAGATTACATGCCCAGGCTTTTGAAGACGCCAAAGATTGTCTGCTTTCGTTACAAAATTCAGTTGTTAAGCTACATCAGAAGAAACTGTTTCCATACAACCCAGAGGCTCTTCTACGACG TTTGTCAAGGTTTCATGAGCTCTGTCTATCCCATGAGTAA
- a CDS encoding golgin gives MATGNLASRLHLLIDLCVRQFPEREEVTLPTKETEKDLLLSLSQVLREIQSWRSEISCDKAVESREETVVDHDESADALYGPDSIEYLCLERLVADLVCLLGMENVHVKHLAGNILVEVSGCLVESGSQWDEFIRLLCECLRLAVIYSFPIPAVGSETGFGSLDQCFFGSDVLKCKLEKANWSTVSDIFRVLRNILKRLSQEDNEEIFDVYLESVNSTLAKVPWCRLDTIFSHQHGSGERNFQGQSGNSEEATVFLGSFVQFLCSMVQQVHVVEDSDDFEPSYLILQKTIKLIPDLLRWCQPKLKSQSGSCMSRYLGHKLLVLMIRLTDKSKIKCTILLSWLQYLQRDSQGFLQHTLTKFKPVQDNCLEGSPFFVSLSDREVNEMHSNHLQRLSVFLFLRCSFTLIYSSRHNDKLCEFDCRKKGMAEMFKWIERQIPGNMFSDHRIYSKKNVEFSASFVRLFMHEVWVIILYLPFVFGVLV, from the exons ATGGCTACCGGAAACTTGGCTTCTCGTCTTCATCTCTTGATCGATCTTTGTGTTCGCCAATTCCCT gaaagagaagaagtaacTTTGCCGACGAAGGAAACGGAAAAAGATCtgcttctttctctatctcag gtGTTGAGAGAAATTCAATCTTGGAGGAGCGAAATTTCATGTGATAAGGCGGTG GAATCGCGAGAGGAGACTGTTGTTGATCATGATGAATCTGCTGATGCTTTATATGGTCCAGACTCTATAGAGTATTTATGCTTAGAAAGACTTGTGGCGGATCTT GTTTGTTTGTTGGGTATGGAGAATGTGCATGTTAAACATTTGGCTGGCAACATACTTGTGGAAGTATCCGGTTGTCTTGTTGAATCT GGAAGTCAATGGGATGAGTTCATTCGTTTGCTTTGTGAATGTTTGCGGTTAGCAGTTATCTACAGTTTCCCAATTCCTGCTGTAGGATCTGAAACTGGATTTGGAAGTCTAGATCAATGTTTCTTCGGTTCTGATGTTCTTAAATGTAAGCTGGAAAAGGCTAACTGGTCCACGGTGTCGGATATCTTTCGAGTTCTTCGTAATATATTGAAGCGCTTGAGCCAAGAAGACAATGAGGAAATTTTTGATGTATACTTGGAATCTGTCAACTCTACACTTGCAAAAGTTCCTTGGTGCCGATTGGATACTATTTTTTCTCATCAGCATGGTAGTGGTGAAAGAAATTTCCAAGGTCAGAGTGGAAACAGTGAGGAAGCAACTGTATTTCTTGGGAGCTTTGTCCAGTTTCTCTGTTCCATGGTTCAGCAGGTTCATGTTGTAGAAGATTCTGATGATTTTGAACCTTCATATTTGATCCTCCAAAAAACCATCAAGCTTATTCCGGATCTCCTCCGTTGGTGCCAACCAAAGTTGAAAAGTCAAAGTGGCTCTTGCATGTCAAGATACCTAGGGCACAAGTTACTG GTGTTGATGATCAGGCTTACTGATAAGTCCAAAATCAAATGTACCATTCTTCTTTCATGGCTGCAATATTTGCAACGGGATTCTCAAGGCTTTCTTCAACACACCCTAACAAAGTTTAAACCCGTTCAAGATAATTGTTTGGAGGGTTCGCCATTCTTTGTGAGTTTGTCTGATAGGGAGGTCAATGAGATGCATTCTAATCATTTGCAAAGACTCTCTGTGTTTCTGTTCCTACGGTGCTCCTTCACTTTGATTTACTCAAGTAGACATAACGACAAGCTATGTGAGTTTGATTGTAGAAAGAAAGGGATGGCAGAGATGTTTAAATGGATTGAACGACAGATTCCAGGCAATATGTTTTCTGATCACAGAATTTATAGCAAGAAGAATGTTGAATTTTCTGCATCCTTCGTTCGGCTGTTCATGCATGAGGTTTGGGTTATCATTCTGTATTTGCCATTCGTATTTGGTGTTTTAGTTTAA
- the MES10 gene encoding methylesterase (methyl esterase 10 (MES10); CONTAINS InterPro DOMAIN/s: Alpha/beta hydrolase fold-1 (InterPro:IPR000073); BEST Arabidopsis thaliana protein match is: methyl esterase 1 (TAIR:AT2G23620.1); Has 1602 Blast hits to 1600 proteins in 360 species: Archae - 4; Bacteria - 838; Metazoa - 1; Fungi - 25; Plants - 612; Viruses - 0; Other Eukaryotes - 122 (source: NCBI BLink).), producing MTYQKQYQMQTHHMQQQQLHHFVFVHGSCHGAWCWFKLAAKLKLDGHRVTAIDLGGSGVDTRQLHEVRLVSAYLEPLMSFMESLPENEKVVLVGHSYGGIGTSLAMERFPTKVSVGIFLSAYMPHHDSPPAVLIQEYFTRLPEGFAMDCEFTFEEGLEHPPSSVLFGTSFLKEKAYSNCQLEDLELAMALMKPSWLYTKEMGGEDLITKERYGSGKRVFIVCEGDNVVPEEIQKWMISNYEPHEVKRIEEAGHMAMLTKPHELSQLLQEIAAKYN from the exons ATGACATACCAAAAGCAATACCAAATGCAAACACACCACATGCAGCAACAACAACTCCATCACTTCGTCTTTGTCCACGGCTCATGTCATGGAGCATGGTGCTGGTTCAAACTAGCTGCAAAGCTCAAGCTCGATGGTCACCGTGTGACAGCTATCGACCTTGGTGGCTCCGGTGTCGACACGAGGCAGCTCCATGAGGTTCGTTTGGTGTCGGCGTATCTAGAGCCTTTGATGAGTTTCATGGAGTCTCTCCCTGAAAACGAGAAAGTGGTTCTTGTTGGTCATAGCTATGGTGGCATTGGAACTTCTCTTGCTATGGAAAGGTTTCCGACCAAAGTCTCTGTCGGAATCTTCCTCTCTGCTTACATGCCGCACCATGACTCTCCTCCGGCGGTTTTGATTCAAGAG TATTTTACGAGACTACCAGAGGGTTTCGCTATGGACTGTGAGTTTACATTCGAGGAAGGATTAGAACACCCACCAAGTTCAGTTTTGTTCGGTACTAGTTTCTTGAAGGAGAAGGCATATAGTAATTGCCAGTTAGAG GATCTAGAATTAGCCATGGCGTTGATGAAACCAAGCTGGTTATACACTAAGGAAATGGGAGGTGAAGATCTGATAACAAAGGAGAGGTATGGATCTGGGAAGAGAGTGTTTATTGTCTGTGAAGGCGACAATGTGGTTCCAGAGGAGATTCAGAAGTGGATGATTAGTAACTACGAGCCTCACGAAGTTAAGCGGATTGAAGAAGCTGGTCACATGGCTATGCTCACTAAGCCTCATGAACTTTCTCAACTGCTACAAGAAATAGCAGCGAAATATAACTAA
- the HR1 gene encoding homolog of RPW8 1 (homolog of RPW8 1 (HR1); FUNCTIONS IN: molecular_function unknown; INVOLVED IN: response to other organism; LOCATED IN: endomembrane system; CONTAINS InterPro DOMAIN/s: Powdery mildew resistance protein, RPW8 domain (InterPro:IPR008808); BEST Arabidopsis thaliana protein match is: homolog of RPW8 3 (TAIR:AT3G50470.1); Has 106 Blast hits to 106 proteins in 12 species: Archae - 0; Bacteria - 0; Metazoa - 0; Fungi - 0; Plants - 106; Viruses - 0; Other Eukaryotes - 0 (source: NCBI BLink).), which yields MPLVELLTSAALGLSLQLLHDAIIRAKERSLITRCILDRLDATLHKITPFVIKIDTLTEEVDEPFRKVIEELKRLLEKAIRLVDAYAELKLRNLLRKYRYKRRIKELDSSLRWMIDVDVQVNQWLDIKKLMGKMSEMNTKLDDITRQPMDIIEATGRSSEEDGCTKPTIDIHFRWKNQTKEHEIRFIFK from the exons ATGCCTCTTGTTGAGCTTCTTACAAGTGCTGCTCTTGGATTGTCCCTCCAACTCCTTCACGACGCCATCATAAGAGCCAAGGAGAGATCCTTAATCACAAGATGTATATTGGACCGTCTCGATGCTACACTCCATAAGATAACTCCATTTGTCATTAAGATCGATACCCTCACCGAAGAAGTCGATGAACCTTTCAGAAAAGTCATCGAAGAGCTTAAACGTCTTCTCGAGAAAGCCATTCGTCTCGTTGATGCTTATGCGGAGCTTAAACTCCGAAACTTACTCAGGAAATATAG GTACAAGAGAAGAATCAAGGAGTTGGACTCTTCTTTGAGATGGATGATAGATGTGGATGTTCAAGTCAATCAATGGCTGGATATCAAAAAACTTATGGGTAAGATGTCTGAAATGAACACTAAACTCGATGATATTACGCGTCAACCAATGGATATCATCGAAGCAACTGGTCGATCttctgaagaagatggatgCACAAAGCCAACGATTGATATACACTTTCGATGGAAAAACCAGACCAAAGAGCACGAGATCCGGTTCATCTTCAAATGA
- the HR2 gene encoding homolog of RPW8 2 (homolog of RPW8 2 (HR2); CONTAINS InterPro DOMAIN/s: Powdery mildew resistance protein, RPW8 domain (InterPro:IPR008808); BEST Arabidopsis thaliana protein match is: homolog of RPW8 3 (TAIR:AT3G50470.1); Has 107 Blast hits to 107 proteins in 13 species: Archae - 0; Bacteria - 0; Metazoa - 0; Fungi - 2; Plants - 104; Viruses - 0; Other Eukaryotes - 1 (source: NCBI BLink).), with the protein MPLTEIIAGAALGLALQILHEAIQRAKDRSLTTSCILDRLDSTILRITPLMAKVEKLNKESDESLRKVFEDLKHLLEKAVVLVEAYAELKRRNLLGKYRYKRRIKELEGSLKWMVDVDVKVNQWADIKDLMAKMSEMNTKLEKIMGQPIDCIISEDNTNMDIVERVDPSLEAKAGCSNSDSKPKIDIHLRWSKQSKDHGIRFVLN; encoded by the exons atgCCTCTTACCGAGATTATCGCAGGGGCTGCTCTTGGACTTGCTCTCCAAATCCTTCACGAGGCCATCCAAAGAGCAAAAGATAGATCCTTAACCACAAGTTGTATCTTGGACCGTCTCGATTCTACAATCTTGAGGATCACTCCACTGATGGCTAAGGTCGAAAAGCTCAACAAAGAATCCGATGAATCTCTGAGGAAAGTCTTCGAAGATCTTAAACATCTTCTCGAGAAAGCCGTGGTTCTTGTCGAAGCTTATGCGGAGCTCAAACGCAGAAACTTACTTGGAAAATATAG GTAcaagagaagaatcaaagagTTAGAAGGTTCATTGAAATGGATGGTAGATGTTGACGTTAAAGTCAATCAATGGGCAGATATCAAAGATCTTATGGCCAAGATGTCTGAAATGAACACTAAACTTGAAAAAATCATGGGTCAACCAATAGATTGTATTATATCTGAAGATAATACTAATATGGACATAGTCGAAAGAGTTGATCCATCATTGGAAGCAAAAGCTGGATGCTCAAATAGCGATTCTAAGCCGAAGATCGATATCCACCTTCGATGGAGCAAGCAAAGCAAAGATCACGGAATTCGCTTCGTTttgaattag
- the HR3 gene encoding homolog of RPW8 3 (homolog of RPW8 3 (HR3); CONTAINS InterPro DOMAIN/s: Powdery mildew resistance protein, RPW8 domain (InterPro:IPR008808); BEST Arabidopsis thaliana protein match is: homolog of RPW8 2 (TAIR:AT3G50460.1); Has 133 Blast hits to 132 proteins in 16 species: Archae - 0; Bacteria - 0; Metazoa - 2; Fungi - 2; Plants - 123; Viruses - 0; Other Eukaryotes - 6 (source: NCBI BLink).), with translation MPVSEIMAGAALGLALQVLHDAIKKAKDRSLTTRCILDRLDATIFRITPLVTQVDKLSEEVEDSPRKVIEDLKHLLEKAVSLVEAYAELRRRNLLKKFRYKRRIKELEASLRWMVDVDVQVNQWVDIKELMAKMSEMNTKLDEITRQPTDCICFKSNHSTSQSSSQNIVEETDRSLEEIVECSSDGSKPKIDIHIHWSSRKRNKDREIRFVLK, from the exons ATGCCGGTTAGTGAGATTATGGCAGGGGCAGCTCTTGGACTTGCTCTCCAAGTCCTTCACGATGCCatcaaaaaagcaaaagatagATCTCTAACTACAAGATGCATCTTGGACCGTCTTGATGCTACAATCTTTAGGATCACTCCGTTGGTGACTCAAGTCGATAAGCTTAGCGAAGAAGTGGAAGATTCACCGAGGAAAGTCATCGAAGATCTTAAGCATCTCCTTGAAAAGGCTGTTTCTCTTGTTGAGGCTTATGCGGAACTCAGACGCAGAAACTTACTCAAGAAGTTCAG GTATAAGAGAAGGATCAAAGAGTTAGAAGCTTCATTAAGATGGATGGTAGATGTGGATGTCCAAGTCAATCAATGGGTAGATATCAAAGAACTTATGGCCAAGATGTCCGAAATGAACACTAAACTTGATGAAATCACTCGTCAACCAACTGATTGTATTTGTTTCAAGAGCAATCATAGCACATCACAAAGTAGTAGTCAAAATATTGTCGAAGAAACAGACCGATCTTTAGAAGAAATTGTTGAATGTTCGAGTGATGGGTCTAAACCGAAGATCGATATCCACATTCATTGGAGTTCAAGAAAACGGAACAAAGACCGTGAGATCCGATTTGTCTTGAAGTGA
- the HR4 gene encoding homolog of RPW8 4 has protein sequence MPIAELAVIKTVGGPLIAAALGVGAQVIYDGFRKGKDTSIINRLGRTMESISPVRDRIGKLSNVEGKPFREVHESLTRLLEDAKSIIEKYWKLRWSRHVCRKYRYIKKLESIELELVRVAREIQVHQWTDIKEMKAQISEKHNK, from the exons ATGCCGATTGCTGAGCTTGCTGTAATCAAAACAGTGGGTGGGCCTCTGATAGCGGCTGCTCTTGGAGTTGGAGCCCAAGTCATTTACGACGGCttcagaaaaggaaaagatacATCTATCATAAACCGTCTCGGCCGTACAATGGAAAGTATCAGTCCGGTGCGGGATCGAATCGGTAAGCTCAGTAATGTGGAAGGTAAACCATTTAGGGAAGTCCACGAAAGTCTTACGCGTCTCCTTGAAGATGCGAAATCTATTATTGAGAAATATTGGAAACTCAGATGGAGCAGACACGTTTGCAGGAAGTACAG GTACATCAAAAAACTCGAATCGATAGAACTTGAATTAGTAAGGGTAGCACGTGAGATACAAGTCCACCAATGGACCGATATCAAAGAAATGAAG GCCCAGATATCTGAAAAGCATAATAAATGA
- the HR4 gene encoding homolog of RPW8 4 (homolog of RPW8 4 (HR4); FUNCTIONS IN: molecular_function unknown; INVOLVED IN: response to other organism; LOCATED IN: endomembrane system; EXPRESSED IN: 20 plant structures; EXPRESSED DURING: 11 growth stages; CONTAINS InterPro DOMAIN/s: Powdery mildew resistance protein, RPW8 domain (InterPro:IPR008808); BEST Arabidopsis thaliana protein match is: homolog of RPW8 3 (TAIR:AT3G50470.1); Has 106 Blast hits to 90 proteins in 15 species: Archae - 14; Bacteria - 4; Metazoa - 2; Fungi - 0; Plants - 72; Viruses - 0; Other Eukaryotes - 14 (source: NCBI BLink).), with product MPIAELAVIKTVGGPLIAAALGVGAQVIYDGFRKGKDTSIINRLGRTMESISPVRDRIGKLSNVEGKPFREVHESLTRLLEDAKSIIEKYWKLRWSRHVCRKYRYIKKLESIELELVRVAREIQVHQWTDIKEMKAIQVHQWTDIKEMKAIQVDQWTDIKEMKAIQVDQWIDIKEMKAIQVDQWTDIKEMKAQISEKHNK from the exons ATGCCGATTGCTGAGCTTGCTGTAATCAAAACAGTGGGTGGGCCTCTGATAGCGGCTGCTCTTGGAGTTGGAGCCCAAGTCATTTACGACGGCttcagaaaaggaaaagatacATCTATCATAAACCGTCTCGGCCGTACAATGGAAAGTATCAGTCCGGTGCGGGATCGAATCGGTAAGCTCAGTAATGTGGAAGGTAAACCATTTAGGGAAGTCCACGAAAGTCTTACGCGTCTCCTTGAAGATGCGAAATCTATTATTGAGAAATATTGGAAACTCAGATGGAGCAGACACGTTTGCAGGAAGTACAG GTACATCAAAAAACTCGAATCGATAGAACTTGAATTAGTAAGGGTAGCACGTGAGATACAAGTCCACCAATGGACCGATATCAAAGAAATGAAGGCGATACAAGTCCACCAATGGACCGATATCAAAGAAATGAAGGCGATACAAGTCGACCAATGGACCGATATCAAAGAAATGAAGGCGATACAAGTCGACCAATGGATCGATATCAAAGAAATGAAGGCGATACAAGTCGACCAATGGACCGATATCAAAGAAATGAAGGCCCAGATATCTGAAAAGCATAATAAATGA